ATTCCCTATCCTTATGCTACGGATGATCATCAGTGGAAGAATGCAAAAACTTTGGAGAAGTACGGTGCCGCTAAGGTGATACCAAACCAAAATCTGAATGGGAAAGTACTTTTTGAGCAGGTGACAAAGCTAATTTTCGATCAAAAAGCCCTAAGTAGCATGAGAGAAAACTCTCGCAATTTAGGAAAGCCACAAGCCTCGCGAGAATTAGCCAATTTAATACTCAGCTTAATTAAAGAGCAATAATACCGTTTCGAGTTACCGTTGGGGAGCTAGAAATCAGCGAAGTAACTCGGATTTGCAACGGTAAGAGGGGGAGATATGTTAAAAAACGCGGAAGCAAAAAGGATACACTTTATTGGGATAGGTGGCGCTGGGATGAGCGCTATTGCCAAGGTATTACTCGAAATTGGATATCAGATATCTGGATCTGACCTTAAGGAATCCAGAAATACTCTCAGACTCTCGAATTTGGGAGCAAAGGTCAACATCGGACACCACCCCAGCAATGTTGAAGGAGCGGATATGGTCGTGGTATCCTCCGCAATCCCTTCAAATAATTGTGAATTGAGATACGCCTGTGAAAATGGAATCCCCGTGCTTCGCAGGGCAGAAATGCTCGCCAAACTCTCGGAAGATAAAATCGCAATTGCAGTAGCGGGAACCCATGGAAAAACGACTACAACTTCGATGATTTCAATGGTGTTCCAGAAAAACCATCTTGATCCCACATTTCTCATTGGTGGAGAATTGAATGATATTGGGAGCAATGCAAAATATGGTAAAGGTGATTTCGTTGTTGCCGAAGCCGACGAGAGCGATGGCTCTCTCTTGTATTTGAAGCCAGAAATTATTGTATTGACCAATATTGAACCCGATCATCTTGATTATTATCAAACCTTCGATAGAATTCAGGAAGTTTTCCTCAAGTTCATCACCGGCTTGCCCGAAGAAGGCTATGGCGTGGTGTGTGGAGATCACCCAAATGTACAAAAGTTGTTGGAGCGAACCGATCATAAGTGCATCACCTATGGGCTGAGGGAGGGAAACGACTTTTATGTTAGTGATATCGAGCTGGAGAAATTCAGTAGTAGTTTCCAGGTTTACAAGGCGGATAAGAAACTGGGAAAAGTTTCATTGCATATTCCCGGTATCCATAATATCTATAATGCAATGGCAACAATCGCCTTGAGTATGTCCATTGGTTTAAGCTTTGAGGCCATTTCCGATGTTTTAAGTCAGTTTAAAGGAGTTCAAAGGCGATATCAATTGGTGGGGTCTCAAAACGGCATTACTCTCATAGATGATTATGCCCATTTACCCACGGAGGTTAAGGTAACACTAGAAACCGCGCGGGAGGGGGATTGGAGCAGAATAATTTGCCTTTTTCAACCCCATCGCTTTTCCAGAACCAAGTTTTTGAGTCGAGAATTTGCTGATGCTTTCGAAGATGCAGATTTGGTGATTCTCACTGACGTTTATGGAGCTGGGGAGGAACCCATTCCCGGCGTGAGTGGAAAATTGATTTTGGAAGCTGTGCTACAAAGCGACCCCAAAAGTCAAGTCGCATATCTTCCCACCAAATCTGAGGCAAAGAGATTTCTGGCGAGCATTGTAGAGGATGGGGATTTGGTTCTAACCATGGGTGCTGGTGATATCTGGATCGTGGGGCAAGAACTCCTTGAATCTTTAGGTCAAACCACTTGAGGTTAGAGGTGCAAAGTGAATCGTGTGGTGACTTCTGAAGTCCTCAATCAATTAAAATGCAAGTTTAAAGGCAATGTAGTTGGAAACGAGCCTCTTTCAAAGCATACAACCTTGAGGGTTGGTGGAGCTGCAACCATCT
Above is a window of Actinomycetota bacterium DNA encoding:
- a CDS encoding glycosyltransferase, which gives rise to IPYPYATDDHQWKNAKTLEKYGAAKVIPNQNLNGKVLFEQVTKLIFDQKALSSMRENSRNLGKPQASRELANLILSLIKEQ
- the murC gene encoding UDP-N-acetylmuramate--L-alanine ligase, translated to MLKNAEAKRIHFIGIGGAGMSAIAKVLLEIGYQISGSDLKESRNTLRLSNLGAKVNIGHHPSNVEGADMVVVSSAIPSNNCELRYACENGIPVLRRAEMLAKLSEDKIAIAVAGTHGKTTTTSMISMVFQKNHLDPTFLIGGELNDIGSNAKYGKGDFVVAEADESDGSLLYLKPEIIVLTNIEPDHLDYYQTFDRIQEVFLKFITGLPEEGYGVVCGDHPNVQKLLERTDHKCITYGLREGNDFYVSDIELEKFSSSFQVYKADKKLGKVSLHIPGIHNIYNAMATIALSMSIGLSFEAISDVLSQFKGVQRRYQLVGSQNGITLIDDYAHLPTEVKVTLETAREGDWSRIICLFQPHRFSRTKFLSREFADAFEDADLVILTDVYGAGEEPIPGVSGKLILEAVLQSDPKSQVAYLPTKSEAKRFLASIVEDGDLVLTMGAGDIWIVGQELLESLGQTT